The region CGACGCCGTCCTCCTGACGGCAGACGCAGGTCTCGACCTCACGGCCAACCCGAACAAGGCAGCCCGTGGCGTCGCCATCGAGGCGAAGCTCGACAAGGGCCGCGGTTCGGTCGCCACCGTGCTGATCCAGTCGGGAACGCTGCGCGTCGGTGACGCGATCGTCGCCGGCACTGCGTACGGCCGCGTCCGCGCCATGCTCGACGAGAACGGTGAAGCCGTCGCCGAGGCAGCGCCCTCGCGTCCGGTGCAGGTGCAGGGTCTGAACTCGGTGCCGCGCGCCGGTGACGTGTTCATCGTCACCGACGAGGACCGCATGGCTCGCCAGATCGCCGAGAAGCGCGAGGCCGTCGAGCGCAACGCCCTGCTGGCCAAGGCCCGCAAGCGCATCTCGCTCGAGGACTTCACCCGCGCTCTCGAAGAGGGCAAGGTCGAGACGCTCAACCTCATCATCAAGGGTGACGTGTCGGGTGCCGTCGAGGCGCTCGAGGAGTCGCTGCTCAAGATCGAGGTCGATGACTCGGTGCAGCTGCGCATCATCCACCGCGGTGTCGGTGCGATCACCGAGTCGGATGTGAACCTGGCGACGATCGACAACGCGATCATCGTGGGCTTCAACGTCCGTCCCGACACGAAGGCGCGCGAGGCGGCTGCCCGCGAAGGCGTCGACGTGCGGTTCTACTCGGTCATCTACTCGGCGATCGACGAGATCGAGAACTCGCTCAAGGGCCTTCTCAAGCCCGAGTTCGAAGAGGTCCAGTCGGGCGTGGCAGAGATCCGCGAGGTGTTCCGCTCTTCGAAGTTCGGCAACATCGCCGGTGTCATCGTCCGCTCGGGAACGATCACGCGCAACGCCAAGGCACGCGTCATCCGCGACGGCGTGGTCATCGCCGATGGCTTGGCCATCGAGTCGCTGCGCCGCTTCAAGGACGACGTCACCGAGGTGCGCACCGACTACGAAGCCGGTATCGGCCTCGGTAAGTACAACGACATCCAGATCGGCGACGAGATCGAGACGACCGAGCTCGTCGAGAAGCCTCGCGGCTGATCACAGCGATACGGTGAGGGGCGCCCGCGGGCGCCCCTCATCTGTCCCCAGAAGGAAGAGAACATGGCTGGAGAACGACAGGCACGACTCGCGGACCGCATCCGCGTCATCCTCGCCGAACGTCTCGAGAAGGGTCTGCGCGACCCTCGTCTCGGGTTCGTGACCATCACGGAGGTGCGCGTCTCGGGCGATCTGCAGCACGCCACCGTCTTCTACACCGTGCTCGGCACCGATGAGGAGCGCGTCGCCAGCGGCGCAGCGCTCACCTCCGCGACCGGGCTGCTGCGCAAGGAAGTCGGTCGTCAGCTCAACGTGCGGCTGGTGCCGACCCTCGAGTTCATCCCCGACGCCCTGCCCGAGAGCGCAGGACACATCGCCGACCTGCTCCGCGAGGCGCGGGAACGTGACGCCGAGGTCGCCAAGCTGGCCTCTTCGGCCACGCACGCGGGCGAAGCCGATCCCTACCGTCGCGACGACGAGGACGAGGACTGACCCGATCTGCTCCCGCGCTCAGCGGGGGAGCAGCAGCACGCCCCCAGCCGCCTCGATGAGGCCGTCGACGATGAGCGAGTCGATCGCCCGATCGCGCTGTGCGGCATCCGGCCAGTCGGCGACGACCTCGGCAGCCGGGATCGTGTGACCGGGCGCCTCGCGCAGGCTGCGCAGCACAGCGCCCCGCGCCTGTCGATCGGAGCCTTCGAAGCGTGCCTGCCGGCGACGTGTGTCGCCTGTGTCGGGTCGGCCGGCGGCCAACCAGGCGCAAGCGGAAGCGAGAGGACAGGCGTCGCACCGCGGCGTGCGCGCCGTGCAGATGACCGCGCCGAGTTCCATCATCGCGGCGTTGAAGACCGCTGATTCCGCCACGGGATCCGGTAACAGCTCGCTCATGCGGGTCAGGTCGTGCTTGGCGGGCGGGCCCGGCTGCGAGCGGCCGTCGACCGCACGGGCGATCACACGGCGGGTGTTCGTGTCGACGACGGGGTGCCTGTCGCCGTAGTGAAAGACAGCGACGGCGCGCGCGGTGTACTCGCCGATACCCGAGAGGGCGAGGAGCGCAGGCACATCCCGCGGGACGATCCCGCCGTGCCGCTCGACGATCTCGATCGCCGCGCGATGCAGCCACAGCGCGCGTCTCGGGTAGCCGAGGTTCGCCCACTGGTGCACCACTTCTGCCGGTGTCGCCCGAGCCATGGCCGCCGGTGTCGGCCATCGGTGCAGCCAGGCCTCGAGGTGGGGGATGACCCTGTTCACGGGCGTCTGCTGCAGCATGAACTCGCTGACCAGGGTTCCCCAGGCGCCATAGCGGACGGAGAACTCGGCGCGTCGCCAGGGAAGATCGCGCGCTGACCCGGCGTACCATTCCACCAGGGTTCGACGCCACTCTGCTGCGGGGGACATCGGCGGGGGCGTCGGCACCACGCCAGCCTATTCGGCTGTTACGGAGGGTGAGCACATGACCAGCACGACGACGCGCAACATCCTGCTTCTGGGAGCGGTGGTGATGACGACCGCGCTCGGCGGCTGTGCGTCCACGTCAGACCCGGCCGGGTCCGCAACCCCGACCGACCCGCCGGTGACATCGAGCGCGTCGCCGTCGCCGTCCACGTCGCCTTCGGATGAGCCCACGCTCGACCTGAACGATCCCGCATCCTGGATCGTCACGGAGAGCTCGATCGGGCCGGTGCAGCTCGGAGAGCCCTTCTCGCAGGCGCGAGAGGCGGTGCCGACCTGGACGGTCGACGAGACCTGCTCCTGGGCCGCTTTCTGGAACGCGCCCGACCACTCGCTGACGGCGTACTTCGTGCACGACAGCGCGGAGCAGGACGGCGAGGTCACCACTATCGACGTCGCGGCCCTCGTGCCGCTCGCGCCATCGGACGGCCCTCGCACGTCAGACGTCCTCGGCTTCGGATCGACTCGCGCAGAGGTGCTGGCCGCGCATCCGGATGCCGAGGAGCAGACCTCGACCATCGGCGAAGCGAAGATGCTGCGAGTGGACGGTGCCGGCGCAGGCTCGCTGTTCTTCACCTTCGCCGAGGACCGCGACGCGGTGAGCGCCATAACGCTCACCGTTCTGGACGAACCGCCGTACGAGGTCTGCGGGTGACACGCTCTACGCTGGAGGGATGGTCTCACCCGGCATCCTGCTCGTCGACAAGCCCGGCGGGCTGACCAGCCACGACATCGTCGCCCGCACTAGACGCGCCTTCGGCACGCGCAGAGTAGGGCACGCGGGCACTCTCGACCCGATGGCGACGGGCCTCCTGGTGATCGGCATCGAAGGCGCGACCCGGTTGCTGACGTACATCGTCGGCGCCGACAAGACCTACACCGCGACGATCCGCCTCGGTGCCGGCACCACGACCGACGATGCCGAGGGCGAGACCATCGAGACGGCTCAGCCGGCAGCCCTCGAGGCGGCGACCGATGACCGCATCGGCGCGGGTATCGTCGCGCTCACCGGTGCGATCTCGCAGGTGCCCAGCTCAGTGTCGGCCATCAAGGTGGACGGCCGACGCGCCTACGACCGGGTGCGCGCCGGTGAGGAGGTCGAGCTCGCCGCCAGACAGGTGACCGTCTCGCGCTTCGACGTGCTCGAGACCCGACGCGACCAGGACGTCATCGACCTCGACGTCGTGGTCGACTGCTCGTCGGGAACCTACATCCGCGCCCTCGCCCGTGACCTCGGCGCGGCACTCGGCGTCGGCGGTCACCTGACCGCGCTGCGGCGTACCCGTGTGGGCGGATTCGACATAGGCGGCGCCGTGACCCTCGATCAGCTCGACGGAGCTCCGATGCTCACTCCCGCCGCCGCAGCCGCCCGAACCATGCCCGTGCTCGACGTCACGGCGGACGAGGCCCGCGACCTCCGGCACGGCAAGCGTCTGAGCGGGCAGGCGGACCGCCTGGAGGCATCCGAAGTCGCGGCGATCGACCCCGACGGCGTGCTGGTCGGCGTCGTGGAGGCGCGAGGCAGAGACATCAAGAGCGCAATGAACATGCCGGAGGCGCAGCGATGATCCTGTGGTTCACGATCACTCAGATCGCCGTGGCGTGCGCGGCAGGACTCTTCTGCGTGGTCGCCGGCCTCGCGGGCCGGCGGCCGAGCGACTGGACCGTCGGCAGCCTGCTGCTGGTCGAGCTGCTGCTCATCGCCCAGGTGGTCGTGGCGATCATCGCCCCGCTCGCCGGCAACCCGCCCACCGGCGATCTGCTCGAGTTCTGGGTGTACCTGGTCTCGGCCGTGCTGCTGCCCATCGGCGGCACAGCCTGGGCGCTGCTGGATCGCACGAGGTGGAGCACGGTCATCCTGGGCGTGATCGGACTGTCGCTGGCGATCATGCTGTGGCGCATGCAGGCCATCTGGACGCTGCAGGTCGCGTGAGGCCGCCGGCCGACCGTGTCGTCGCGCGTAAGATGGACGACGCAATGTCCCACACCGTTTCGCGCACCCGGATGACGGGCATCGGTCGAGTCCTCGTCATCGTCTACGCCGTGATGGCGCTTGCTGCCACCGGCCGCAGCTTCGTCCAGATCGTCCGCCGCTTCGACGAGGCACCTCTCGCGTACAGCCTCTCGGCGCTGGCCGCTGTCGTGTACATCCTCGCGACGCTCGCCCTCGTGCTCGCGCACCGGCGCGGCTGGTACACGGTGGCCTGGGTGGCGATCGTCTTCGAGCTGACCGGCGTGGTGGTGGTCGGGGCGCTCAGCCTGCTCGCGCCGGCGCTGTTCGGGCATGACAGCGTGTGGTCGTATTTCGGGATGGGGTATCTCTTCGTGCCGCTCGTGCTGCCGGTCTTCGGGCTGTGGTGGCTGCGCACGCACCGCCCCGAAGGGGAAACGGCATGATCGTCTTCCGGGACCCGTCCGAGGTGCCCGCCGATTTCGGCCGGTCGGTCGTCGCCATCGGCAAGTTCGACGGAGTGCACGTCGGACACCGCGCCGTGATCGATCGCATGCGTGAAGACGCCCGGGCCGTGGGTGCGCGCACCGTTGCGGTCACCTTCGACCGCAACCCGCTCGAGGTGCTTCGACCCGAGCTGTGCCCCGAGAACGTCGTTGCGACCGAGCGCAAGATCGAGCTGCTCGGCGAGCTCGACCTCGATGCCACGCTGGTGCTGACTTTCGACCGCGCTCTTGCATCGCTGCCCGCCGAGGACTTCGTCCGCGACATCCTCGTCGACGCGCTGCACGCGACCACGATCCTCGTCGGCCGTGACTTCCGCTTCGGGCGCGGGGGCGCCGGTGACCCGGAGCTGCTTCAGAAGCTCGGACCGCAGCACGACTTCACGGTCGATGTCGTGGATGACGTCACCCCCGAAGGCGGAGGGCGACGAGTGTCCTCGACCTGGGTACGCGAGCTGCTCGCCGCAGGAGACGTGGATCAGGCCGCCGCCGTCCTCGGGCGTCCCGTCAGCGTCGCCGGCGAAGTGGTGCACGGGCTCAAGCGCGGCCGCGAGCTCGGATTCCCGACCGCCAACCTCTCGGAGGTCATCGACGCCCTCGCGCCCGGAGACGGGGTCTACGCCGGCTGGCTCGTCGACCACGACACGGGCATCCGGCACCCCGCGGCCATCTCGGTGGGAACGAACCCCACCTTCGATGACGTCGACCGGCGACAGGTCGAGGCGCACGTGCTCGACGCGACCGGGCTCGACCTGTACGGCCACCGGGTGACGGTCGAGTTCACCCATCACCTGCGCGGAATGGTCGCTTTCGCCGGCATGGAATCGCTCATCGCGCAGATAGCCGACGACGTCGCGGTAGCTCGTGATCGCCTCGCGCTCGGCTGAATTCGCGGTGCACTCCGCGTCTCATCCGGGCGTTACCGGGCCGGATGGCCTAAACTCGAAGCAGTGCTCGTCGACAGCCGCCATGTGCGCGCAGCCGAGCACGCATATCCGCACGGTCCTGGCTGACGCCACACGCGGATGACAGCAACGAACCGAAGGCCGCTTCGGCACTTCGGCACTCACGCTCAGGAGGAGCATGCCGAGCACGGCGACCGCCGCCCCGCGGCGAAAGAAGACGTCCCGTCGAGATGAAGAGGCGCCCCTGATCCCGATCCTCGCCCGCAAGGTGCGCGAGATCGAGGCCAAGGCGCAGCGCGCGAAGCTGGGGCCGACGAACCGGGTCAAGTTCCAGGTGATCGCGTTCCTGGTGCGCGAGGAGCGCGCCCGGGTGAAGGCCGACGGCGAGCTGACCGATGCCGCCCGGGCCGAGCTGCTCAAGCGGCTCGACGGTGTGGCCACCATCCTCGCCAAGACGGCTGCGCGAGACACCTCGCTCATCCAGCTGCTCGAGGCGGATCAGGCGACCTCCCCGGTCGCCAAGCGCATGCGCCGTGACTGGCTGCTCGAGTCGGGTGCTGAACTCGCGCCCGAAGAGCTCGTGATCACCGACATCGCACCGATCGTGCAGACGCCGGTCGTGCCGGCGGCCCTCGCCGAGAAGCAGGTCACTCCGCCCTCGGTCGAGTCGCGTCTGCTGGCGTCCCCGTTCCTCGAGCCCGACCTCACGCCCCGCGCGACCTCGGTGCCTCGGCGCCGTCTCGATGGCTGGGAGCTGATGGGGCCGCTCTACAAGGCCGTCGAGTCCGGCGCAGGCGGGGGAGCGGCCAGCATGGAGCTGCCGCCGACCCCCGAGTACGACCACATCTCGCCGAAGGGGCGAGAGGTCATGGTTCACCAGTCGCGCTTCGTCGAGGCGGTTCGCGGCGGACACCGCAGCTTCCTGCTCGCAGACGAGCCCGGTCTCGGCAAGACCGCCCAGTCGGTGCTCGCCGCGTCGGTCGCGAACGCGTACCCGCTGCTCGTCGTCGTGCCCAACGTCGTGAAGATGAACTGGGCGCGCGAGGTCGAGCGCTGGACGCCGCAGCGCCGCGCCGCGGTGATCCAGGGTGACGGCGCCGACATCGACGCGTTCGCCGATGTCTTCATCGTCAACTACGAGATCCTCGACCGGCACCTCTCGTGGCTGGGCTCGATCGGCCTGAAGGGCATGGTCGTCGACGAGGCGCACTTCATCAAGAACCTGTCGTCGCAGCGCTCGCAGAACGTCCTGGCGCTCGCGGGCCGGATCCGCGATCGGGAGCGCAACCCGCTCATGCTCGCGCTGACCGGAACCCCCCTGATCAACGACGTCGAAGACTTCGATGCGATCTGGCGCTTCCTCGGCTGGACCAACGGCGAGAAGCCCGAGCCGGCGCTGATGGAGAAGCTGGACGCGACGGGGCTGACCCCCGCCGACAAGTCGTTCTACGCCGAGGCGCGCGACGCGGTCATCTCGATGGGCATCGTGCGGCGCAAGAAGAAGGATGTCGCGGCAGACCTGCCCGACAAGCTGATCGCCGACCTGCCGGTGCAGCTGGACGACGAGTTCGGCCGCGGCATCCGGGCGGCCGAACGCGAGCTCGGAGAGCGGATGGCGGCCAAGTACCGCCGTATTGTCGAGGCGCGCACGGCGACCCATGGGCAGTCGCTGGGACCGGGGGAGATCGACGACGACATCGTGCGTCTCGTGGCGCACAACGAGCTCGAGGAGTCGAAGGCCGCAGGGGCCGGTGGAGACAACGTCTTCACGATGGTCCGCAAGATCGGACAGGCCAAGGCTCTCCTGGCCGCCGACTACGCCGCCCAGCTGCAGCGGTCGGTCGAGAAGGTCGTGTTCTTCGCCAAGCACGTCGACGTGATGGATCAGGCCGAGGCGCACTTCGCCGCAGCAGGGATCAAGTCGGTGTCCATCCGCGGTGACCAGACCACGCCCGTGCGTCAGCAGGCGATCGATGCCTTCAACACCGACCCGGAGGTCGGCGTAGCGGTCTGCTCGCTCACGGCCGCCGGCGTCGGGGTGAATCTGCAGGTCGCCTCGAACGTGGTGCTCGCCGAGCTGAGCTGGACGGCAGCCGAGCAGACGCAGGCGATCGACCGGGTGCACCGCATCGGCCAGGACGAGCCCGTCACCGCATGGCGGATCATCGCGGCGCACACGCTCGACACGAAGATCGCTGAGCTCATCGATCAGAAGCAGGGCCTCGCTGCCCGCGCTCTCGACGGTGAGGCCGTGACGGACGAACCCGGCGAGTCGGTGCAGCTGGCCGCTCTTATGCACCTGCTGCGGGAGGCTCTCGGCGCCGAGTGACGCACTGCCGAGAATGGGCGTTAAGAACTTCTGTTCTTAGCGCCCATTTTCCGTTGTAGAGGCACGTTTCGACCAAGAACCTGTGATCGGCGCCCCTCGTGCGGCAAGATCCGTCATTTTCGCGCTGTTCGAATGGCTTCTCGGCGCGATCAGCACTAGGGTCGACAACGGGCAGCGTCGCCTCCTCTACCCCTTTCCCTTGAAGCGCGAAGGCACCAGCATGAAGATCGGCATCCTCACCAGCGGCGGCGATTGTCCCGGGCTCAACGCGGTCATCCGCGGCATCGTGCTCAAGGGCACGACCAACCATCACCTGGAGTTCGTCGGCATCCGCGACGGCTGGCGAGGTGTGGTCGACGGAGACTTCTTCCCCCTCACCAGGCATGAGGTGAAGGGCCTGTCGAAGGTCGGCGGAACGATCCTCGGCACGAGCCGCACCAATCCGTACGAAGGCCCGCGCGGCGGCGCCGACAAGATCGCGAAGACCCTCGCCGCTCACGGCATCGACGGCGTGGTCGCGATCGGGGGAGAGGGCACCCTCGCTGCCGCCGACCGCCTGTCCAAAGACGGGATCAAGGTGCTCGGCGTCCCCAAGACGATCGACAACGACCTGCATGCGACCGACTACTCGTTCGGCTTCGACACGGCCGTCAACATCGCCACCGACGCCATGGACCGCCTGAGGACGACGGGCGACTCGCACCAGCGCTGCATGGTCGCCGAGGTCATGGGGCGGCACGTGGGATGGATCGCCCTGCATGCCGGTATGGCATCCGGAGCCCATGTGATCTGCATCCCCGAGGTGCCCATGTCGATGGACGAGATCTGCGATCTCGTCACCAGCGCCCATGACCGTGGCCGCGCTCCGCTCGTCGTCGTGTCGGAGGGCTTCACCCTGACCGGTATGGACGAGGCGTACAGCGACAAGGGCCTCGACGCGTTCAACCGTCCGCGGCTCGGCGGGATCAGTGAGATCCTCGCTCCCGAGATCGAGCGCCGCACCGGCATCGAGACCCGCTCGACCGTGCTCGGTCACATCCAGCGCGGCGGTTCGCCCTCCGGCTTCGATCGCGTGCTCGCGACGCGACTCGGCCTCAACGCCGCCGATGCACTGGTCGAGGAGTGCTGGGGCCAGATGGTCGCCATGCGCGGCACCGACATCGTGCGAGTGCCCTTCGCTGATGCACTCGGAGAGCTGAAGACGGTGCCGCGCGAGCGCTACGACGAGGCCGCCGCGCTCTTCGGCTGACGCTGGGCCGCTGTGCGCAGATGTCTCCGCGAACCGGATGCCCGGCACACGGGCATCCGGTTCCGCCCAGGTCGCCGGATCCGGCGACCTGATCAGTCGGCCAGGTCGAGCACGTCGAGCAGCCAGGCGAGCTCGAACGCGCGCTCCCGCCAGGAGTTGTAGCGTCCGCTGACGCCACCGTGGCCTGCGGACATCTCGCACTTCATCATCACGTCCGCTGCTCCCGCATAGCGCAGTGCGGCGACCCACTTCGCCGGCTCGACGTACAGCACGCGCGTGTCGTTGAGCGAGGTCATGGCGAGGATCCGGGGATAGGCCGCGCCCTCGCGGATGTTCTCGTACGGGGTGTACGACTTCATGTACGCGTATACCTCGGGGTCGTGCAGCGGGTCGCCCCACTCGTCCCACTCCACGACCGTCAGCGGCAGCGAGGGGTCGAGGATCGAGGTGAGTGCGTCGACGAACGGCACACCGGCGAGGATGCCCGCGAACAGTTCGGGGGCGAGATTGGCCACGGCGCCCATCAGCAGGCCTCCTGCACTGCCGCCCTCTGCCACCATCCGCTGCGGCGTCGTCACACCGGTGTCGACCAGGTGCTGCGCGCAGGCGATGAAGTCCGTGAAGGTGTTGCGCTTGTGCAGCTCCTTGCCCTGCTCGTACCAGTCACGGCCCATCTCGCCGCCACCACGCACGTGCGCCACCGCGAACACGACGCCGCGGTCGAGCATCGACAGCCGCATCGTCGAGAAGCCAGGGTCGATCGAGTGCTCGTACGAGCCGTAGCCGTACAGGTGCAGCGCCCGCGGCTCGTCGCCTGGGTCGCCGAACGAACGATTCCAGACGAGCGAGACGGGCACCTGCGCGCCATCGGGCGCAGTCGCCCACACCCGCTGCTGACCGTAGTCCGCCGAGTCGTATCCACCGAGAACCGCCATCTGCTTGCGCAGGTGCTTCTCGCCCGTGGCCACCTCGAGATCGAGCACCTGCGACGGCGTGACGAAGGAGGTGTACGTCATCCGCAAGAAGGGCGAGTGCCACTCCGGATTGCCACTGAAGTACGCGTCGAACAGCGGCTCGTCGAACTCGACCTCGTTCAGAGCGCCCGTGGCGAGGTCCATCACTCCCGCGCGCACCAGGCCCTCGCTGCGGTACTCGAGAGTCGCGAAGTCGCGGAAGCAGTCGACGTCGATGATGCGCCTGCCGGGCCGGTGGGGCATCAGCACCTGGCGATCGCCCTGCGGGTCCGATGCCGCCACCGAGACCAGCTCGAAGTCGAGGGCGTGTTCGTTGTGCAGGATGAAGAGGCGGTCTTCCCCGTCGACGACAGCGTGGTCGACCGAGTACTCGACGCCTTCGCGCCGAGGCCATACGACATGCGCTTCGGCGTGCTCCGGGTCGGCGCCGAGGTCGGCGAGATCGATCAGCAGCTCCTCGCTGGTGACCTTCGACCCGAGTCCGATCACCAGATAGCGGCGGCTGCGGGTGATGCCGGCGCCCATCCAGAACCGCTCGTCGGGCTCATGGAACAGCTTGACGTCGGCATCGACCGGTGTGCCGATGCGGTGCAGCCAGAGGGTGTCGGGTCGCCACGCCTCGTCGCGCGTCGTGTAGAGGATGGCGGTGCCGTCTGGAGTGAAGAACGCCTGGCCGGTGTCGGGGATGACATCGTCGAGCTTCTCACCGGTGACGAGGTCGCGAACGTGCACGGTGTAGAGCTCCGACCCCTCGACGTCGACGGCCCAGAGCAGCCTGGTGCCGTCGTCGGACACGTCGAAGGCGCCGAGGGAGAAGAACTCGTGTCCCTGTGCCTCGATGTTGCCGTCGAGAAGCACCTCCTCGCCAGGGACCGGAACCCCGGGCTCGAGGACGGGGGGAGTCCAGTCGTCTCCGGTGACCGCTGTGCGGCAGTGGATGCCGTACTGGGCGCCCTCCTCGGTGCGGCCGTAGAACCACCAGTCGCCGCGTCGGGTGGGCACAGACAGGTCGGTCTCCTGCACCCGCGACCTGACCTCCTGGAACAGCTTCTCCCGCAGCGGCTCGAGGTGTGCGGTCCGCGCTTCCGTGTACGCGTTCTCGGCCTCCAGATGCGCGATGACCTCGCCGTCCTCCTTGGCACGGAGCCACTCGTAGGCGTCGTCGAAGCGGTCGCCGTGATGGGTGCGGGTGATGATGCGGCGGGCGGCCTCGGGCGGCCGGATGCTGGTGTCGGTCACCCTGCCACGCTACCCGGCGAGTTGACCCTGGCGGAGCAGGGTGGGAGGATTCATGAGGGTCCTTTAACGGATGACAAACCCACGGTGAACTCTTCGTTCGTCACAGCCGAGCTCTCGGCCCCTCCCTGGCAGTCCCAACGAAAGAGACCGGTGGAAACCGCAGCCCTCGTCGTCGTGCTGGTCATCGCGCTGGCACTCTTCTTCGACTTCACCAACGGATTCCATGACACCGCGAACGCGATGGCGACGCCCATCGCCACCGGCGCGCTCAAGCCGAAGACCGCGGTGCTCCTGGCAGCAGTCCTGAACCTGATCGGCGCATTCCTCTCGACTGAGGTGGCGAAGACGGTCTCCGGCGGCATCGTCCGCGAGGACGCGATCAGCAAGATGGGTGCGGAGGTGTTCCTGCCGCTGATCTTCGCCGGCCTGATCGGCGCGATCACCTGGAACATGCTCACCTGGCTGCTCGGCCTCCCCTCGAGCTCGTCGCACGCCCTCTTCGGCGGCCTGATCGGCGCGACCCTCGTCGGTGTGGGAGCGACGGGCATCGACTTCGGCATGGTGCTCTCGAAGATCATCCTCCCGGCCCTGATCGCACCGCTCACCGCGGGACTCATCGCGTTCGCGGCGACCAAGATCGCCTACGGAATCACCCGCCGGTACGACGGGAAGCCCGACGGCCGCTCCGGCTTCCGCTGGGGACAGATCTTCACCTCCTCCCTCGTCGCGCTCGCGCACGGCACGAACGACGCGCAGAAGACGATGGGTGTCATCACCCTCGCCCTGATCACGATCGGGTGGCAGTCGGGGGTGCATCATGAGCCGCAGCTGTGGGTCATCATCGCCTGTGCCTTCACGATCGCGCTCGGCACGTACCTGGGCGGCTGGCGCATCATCCGCACCCTCGGCAAGGGTCTCACCGAGGTCAAGCCCGCGCAGGGCTTCGCGGCTGAGAGCTCGACCGCCGCGACCATCCTCGCCTCGAGCGCTCTCGGCTTCGCCCTGTCGACCACGCAGGTCGCGTCCGGCTCGGTCATCGGTTCGGGGCTGGGTCGCCGCGGCGCCACCGTGCGCTGGGCCACCGCCGGCCGCATCGCGATCGGCTGGCTGCTCACCCTCCCCGCGGCCGGCGGCGTCGGCGCGCTCGCCGCGCTGCTCGTCATCTGGCTCGGCACCTGGGGTGTCGCGATCGACGCCGTGCTGGCCCTGGTCATCATCGTCGGGCTGTTCCTGTACTCGCGCCGCAATGAGGTCACCCACGCCAACGCGATGAGCGACGTCGCCGAGTCCGGTCTCGCGGTCGATCAGCCCGA is a window of Microbacterium esteraromaticum DNA encoding:
- a CDS encoding bifunctional riboflavin kinase/FAD synthetase; its protein translation is MIVFRDPSEVPADFGRSVVAIGKFDGVHVGHRAVIDRMREDARAVGARTVAVTFDRNPLEVLRPELCPENVVATERKIELLGELDLDATLVLTFDRALASLPAEDFVRDILVDALHATTILVGRDFRFGRGGAGDPELLQKLGPQHDFTVDVVDDVTPEGGGRRVSSTWVRELLAAGDVDQAAAVLGRPVSVAGEVVHGLKRGRELGFPTANLSEVIDALAPGDGVYAGWLVDHDTGIRHPAAISVGTNPTFDDVDRRQVEAHVLDATGLDLYGHRVTVEFTHHLRGMVAFAGMESLIAQIADDVAVARDRLALG
- a CDS encoding A/G-specific adenine glycosylase: MSPAAEWRRTLVEWYAGSARDLPWRRAEFSVRYGAWGTLVSEFMLQQTPVNRVIPHLEAWLHRWPTPAAMARATPAEVVHQWANLGYPRRALWLHRAAIEIVERHGGIVPRDVPALLALSGIGEYTARAVAVFHYGDRHPVVDTNTRRVIARAVDGRSQPGPPAKHDLTRMSELLPDPVAESAVFNAAMMELGAVICTARTPRCDACPLASACAWLAAGRPDTGDTRRRQARFEGSDRQARGAVLRSLREAPGHTIPAAEVVADWPDAAQRDRAIDSLIVDGLIEAAGGVLLLPR
- the rbfA gene encoding 30S ribosome-binding factor RbfA, translated to MAGERQARLADRIRVILAERLEKGLRDPRLGFVTITEVRVSGDLQHATVFYTVLGTDEERVASGAALTSATGLLRKEVGRQLNVRLVPTLEFIPDALPESAGHIADLLREARERDAEVAKLASSATHAGEADPYRRDDEDED
- the truB gene encoding tRNA pseudouridine(55) synthase TruB; translated protein: MVSPGILLVDKPGGLTSHDIVARTRRAFGTRRVGHAGTLDPMATGLLVIGIEGATRLLTYIVGADKTYTATIRLGAGTTTDDAEGETIETAQPAALEAATDDRIGAGIVALTGAISQVPSSVSAIKVDGRRAYDRVRAGEEVELAARQVTVSRFDVLETRRDQDVIDLDVVVDCSSGTYIRALARDLGAALGVGGHLTALRRTRVGGFDIGGAVTLDQLDGAPMLTPAAAAARTMPVLDVTADEARDLRHGKRLSGQADRLEASEVAAIDPDGVLVGVVEARGRDIKSAMNMPEAQR
- a CDS encoding DEAD/DEAH box helicase; the encoded protein is MPSTATAAPRRKKTSRRDEEAPLIPILARKVREIEAKAQRAKLGPTNRVKFQVIAFLVREERARVKADGELTDAARAELLKRLDGVATILAKTAARDTSLIQLLEADQATSPVAKRMRRDWLLESGAELAPEELVITDIAPIVQTPVVPAALAEKQVTPPSVESRLLASPFLEPDLTPRATSVPRRRLDGWELMGPLYKAVESGAGGGAASMELPPTPEYDHISPKGREVMVHQSRFVEAVRGGHRSFLLADEPGLGKTAQSVLAASVANAYPLLVVVPNVVKMNWAREVERWTPQRRAAVIQGDGADIDAFADVFIVNYEILDRHLSWLGSIGLKGMVVDEAHFIKNLSSQRSQNVLALAGRIRDRERNPLMLALTGTPLINDVEDFDAIWRFLGWTNGEKPEPALMEKLDATGLTPADKSFYAEARDAVISMGIVRRKKKDVAADLPDKLIADLPVQLDDEFGRGIRAAERELGERMAAKYRRIVEARTATHGQSLGPGEIDDDIVRLVAHNELEESKAAGAGGDNVFTMVRKIGQAKALLAADYAAQLQRSVEKVVFFAKHVDVMDQAEAHFAAAGIKSVSIRGDQTTPVRQQAIDAFNTDPEVGVAVCSLTAAGVGVNLQVASNVVLAELSWTAAEQTQAIDRVHRIGQDEPVTAWRIIAAHTLDTKIAELIDQKQGLAARALDGEAVTDEPGESVQLAALMHLLREALGAE
- a CDS encoding 6-phosphofructokinase, giving the protein MKIGILTSGGDCPGLNAVIRGIVLKGTTNHHLEFVGIRDGWRGVVDGDFFPLTRHEVKGLSKVGGTILGTSRTNPYEGPRGGADKIAKTLAAHGIDGVVAIGGEGTLAAADRLSKDGIKVLGVPKTIDNDLHATDYSFGFDTAVNIATDAMDRLRTTGDSHQRCMVAEVMGRHVGWIALHAGMASGAHVICIPEVPMSMDEICDLVTSAHDRGRAPLVVVSEGFTLTGMDEAYSDKGLDAFNRPRLGGISEILAPEIERRTGIETRSTVLGHIQRGGSPSGFDRVLATRLGLNAADALVEECWGQMVAMRGTDIVRVPFADALGELKTVPRERYDEAAALFG